The Pygocentrus nattereri isolate fPygNat1 chromosome 12, fPygNat1.pri, whole genome shotgun sequence genome includes the window GACTTTAAGATAAACTCTATAGGtgtcttcagctcctgaaggcctaaccaatgggagagctcacttagctgcatctacctagataccaaaGGAAAGATGGTCCTCACAGGACAATTTTCCTTCGGCTGTTtcaagattatttttttttccccaagcaAAGCTTAGCAATGAAATAGGTTTATTACTACAACACatacagagtttaaatacaaggtTGATGGCTCTTAAGTGGCTGAGTGAAGAGTGTGAAAGTCAAAAACTTGTGATAAGATTAAAGATATGAATATTATTTGTAtaattttgtgtgtatatatatatatatatatatatatatatatatatatatagctgctgccggaagaaaatcttgtatctccaaaatggtaacttttttttccagcaatCTTTAGACTTTCTATGGCCTTAAAGTTTTCTCTACAAAAGTTTTATCTTTGTTACTAATTTGACTCGGCCTCCAACACCACTGGCATTAACAGTTCAGCTTTGTCTGCCTTTAACCCGCCATATGCAGTGTTAACAGCtttttgtacaaaaacaaacaagctcaAGCGCTTTTCTCAATGTCCTGCTCCTATAAACAACCAGATTCATGACTGAGGTAGTTTTTTTTCAAGCTATATAATTCTCTGTTTGTGCTTAAAGGCCATAATTGTCTGGAGGTTCATTaggtgtggtctctgacttttgcacagtactgtacatttcaCTCTTCAGGGTTTCACCAAGGAAGTGGATGGAGATGAATAAAAGGTGCCTTCATTTGGAGGACTGTGTGATATGACTGTGATGCGAATGTTCTTTACTTAACAGGAACAGCTCAGAAGCCCCCTGAAGCTGCTGAAGGATAAACGTTCATCCTTTTCTTCGGCGAGAATGTTCTGTAACACCATGGCTTCACTAATCCAGGTCTGTGCCTCAAGACTGAACTAAAGTTTCCTCTCAGTCATAGATTAAGATTTTACTAGACCAAAAAGACCAAAATagcacttttaatgtaatttgttcATCCAGGGCTTGAAATCTACCATAAAGATTATTCAAAATACTTTACTTCCATGTCTTTctttcaataaaataatatacatacatatgtacacacctacatacataaacaatcatatatatatatatatatatatatatatatatatatatatatatacataattaaataaactaTAGGCTTTGAACCTGCCCTGGTCACCACATGTACTCTTAGAAGTCAAGGGCGAATATCAAGACAGAACAATGCTAGTTAAACAAAGCCAGAGCTGCCAGCTATTCAccgttttatttgtgtttttacgCCATCTTCTGAAACTAAAGTTCTCACTGTGCGAAGGATAAAGTTGGACCACTGATCATTGTATATgattatataatgtaaatacaattattattttaatccaATTACAATTACTTTCTCCCAGACTCAGGCCCAGCAGACGGAGAAGCAGATAAAAGAGGAGTTTGAATTGCTTCATCAGTTCCTCCGAGAAGAAGAGGAGGCCATGATCGCTGCCCTgagggaggaagaagaggagaagaccaagaagacgaaggagaaaatTACGGAATTTGATAAAATATTGTCTCATATTGTTGGCAAGATAAAAAGCATCGAGGATTATATTAGAGGTGATGAGAATTTTTTCCTTAAGGTAAGAGTTTCACTTTGTGATTAGGCTTATTACACGTCATCACATATCAAAGTGGGGAAGGTTGATGTGTTTTGTAatgaaaagtgtgttttttattttttcagaatcTTAAGGACGCTGAAAAAAGGTACATTTTAAGTAGTTACTTAGAATTTGATATGTTGTAATGCAATAAATAGTCTATTaataatacagtataatatCTAAGTAGATTTGGCTGGTATAATATGTTTATCCTGGATCCagtccaccaaaaaaaaaaaaaaaaaaacccacctcaTTTTTCTCCACACAACTGTACTCAGTTATGTAAGTCACGgctaatatttgtttatttttgagaaCACTTAGTAAGTCTGAGGATCAATAGGTTTATTTCTTAATATTGATTAGTAAACAATTATCAAAATGTCAAATGATGATCAAAAATGCAATCCTTCAACAATGAAAGTCTAATTTGTTTCTGCCTGTTTTCAAGGGTATCCTACGCCTTAATTTCAGATTACGAAATAgttatacaaaataatataaaatagacactaaaaagtTACACTGAGACAATATGTAATAACATATAAATGATATACAATAATTAACAATTTACAGATGTTTGTCGGATGATCTGCCTTGAGATCTCAATTTTGAGATGCATTAGGGATTTTCATTTTACTATGATTTTATGTAGTCATTTTAGAATAATCCACAGATCGTCATTCCAAGCActtgttaattaattaaataaataaataataaatgtattgATGTATTCATTCACTTATTCATTTAGTTAGTCAGTTAGTTTGCTAGCTTCCTGTTTATAGCTTTGAACTCATTATTTGTATTCATAAAACCTCTGAACTTGTATAGCACTTCTTATACCTTTATTTgccaacatttacatttatgccatttggctgacgctcttatccagagtgacttacggtttgatcattttacacagggaggatAAGGCGATGTCAGGagccttgcccaaggactcttattggtgtagtgtagggtggttacccaggtgggggattgaaccccagtctacagtgtagaaggcactGTAGTGGTGTGTAGTGGTTAAGGCacttaaccactacactaaccaaccaccaataTAACAATTGTTTCTACACTTGTGAACGCTGGGCATCCTTGTCCATCTCTTCCTAAGCTTATTCTTCAATGTGCTCTTGAGGAAGGTCCTAAGAAATGATTTACATCAGATTCGTTCGTGTTTTCaaagcacagaactgttctcacctctgtgctcttgagtgtatgtagattctgttctcaccTAAGAACAAATTGCAAATAAGAAAACTCTGTGAATGTCAGAATCCTCCTGAAATATCTTCTTCGGTGTGGTTGGAGAAAGAGGCCCAATGGTTCTTAACTATTGAGCGTTATTGTATTTAATCCAGATTACAGTTACTACACATTGCTACCCAGCACTAGTAGGGATTACAGTCCACTAAtgactgtgcatgtgtgtcagtGCTCAATGTCCAGCAGTGGATCCAGAGCTGTATTCCAGAGGTCTGATTGATGTAGCCAAACACTTGGGCAACCTGAGATACAGAGCTTGGAAGAAGATGAAGGACATCTGTCCTTACTGTGAGTAACCACATTCAGACATCTTCCAAACAGGTATGGTGGTGGGCGTCACTAAAGTAAGCATACATAACTAAAACGGCCTCTTAGGTTAATGAAATGCACTTAGTTATGGTGATATAGACATATTTTGAAGTGTCAAACACTTACAGTAAGCTGGCTACATTGATATCCATGAACCCTCAGTAacattaaattattttgtaaaGTTCCAGTGACTTTGGACCCAAATACTGCCAAAAGTTCTGCTACGCTGTCTGAGGACATGAGCAGTGTTTCATTAGGAGGCTCAAGGAGGAACCTGCCAAACAACCCTGAGAGGTTCAGCATGTACAACATGGTTCTGGGATCTGAAGGCTTCACCTCAGGATCGCACAGCTGGGAGGTGGATGTGGGCCACAGTGATCACTGGATCATTGGAGTGGCCAAGCAGTCGGTCAGAAGGAAGGAAAGGTTCACAGTAGGGCCATTAGATGGAGTCTGGGCCATAAGTCTGCAGGACGGATCATACTCCTGGTCTTTATACACCGGGAAGCCGCAGAGAGTCCGAGTGGAAGTGAACTGGGAGAAGGGGCTGGTGACATTCACTAACCCTGAAAACAGCAAAGTGTTGCACGCTTACGCTCACAAGTTCACAGAGGCAGTATATCCATTCTTCTGTACGACCAGCAGATCTCCACTGAGGATTTTACCAAACGAGGTCAGGGTGACTGTGGAAAAGCACAAAACTGTGGCTTGTCCTATCACTACTAGGCTGCGGCAAATGATGTTATAATGTCACAGATGACGGAATTGTATTGAtgattcattttaaacatttgtcgcagcgtcccaacttttttggaaacgggCTTGTACATCATctacaaaaatgtaaacaagaaCTAGGACTTCAAGCACTGGTTTTGCCAAACAATAGAATGAAATGCATTATTAGGAGCATTCATTTAAACACCAAATATTTGACttaacatgtaaacatgatGGGGCAAGATGATCCACCAGGTGAACTTACCTCCAAGGCTCTGGCTCATTTTGTCCCACAGCCATTTTGCTACGCTTCTGAGAATTCACTTACATGGTTTTCACACTGCCAGTTTATCAGCAATAATCTGATGTAACCTATTAAATCAAGAGAGTAATAATAAGGTCCACATCCAGGCAATGCATTTTCACTTCATGTGGTGATTTCTTATCATCCTATTGAATAAAGTTGCATGAGTAAGGTTGCTGGCTCTAGCCCGTTTGCACTAGCTTTAGCCATTATCCAAGAAGACAAACACTTTTAAGTCACCCTGTATAATAGCCTAGACTAAATTCCATCAAtataaatgagcactgaattataagctgcacttattttattgtcctgcactctgtattgtagtttattgtattgcatcttattgttattgtattgcattgaatggcacagagttcacagttcagctctgtttcttttctctctgtatctacagtgacttgtttctagcagtatctgagctcaggacagTTTTTCTCTATGATATTGGTAACTAGctaagatactttctctagacagacaaagctcttcttgtaagtcgctctggataagagcgtctgctaaatgttgtaaatgtaaatgtaaataaatacaaccaggattccaaaaaagctgggatgctgtgcaaaatgtaaataaatgtaaatgaagcagaatgcaatgatttgtaaatctcatagacccatattttattcacaacagaacatagaacacatatcagatgttgaaagcgAGACgatttaccatttcatgaaacatAACTCATTTAGAACGTGGTGGCAGCATTGCTATTAtagggtctatgagatttgcaactCATTGCATtcggtttttttttttgcatttattgaaattttacagcatcccaacttttttgtaactGGGTTTGTATAACTCTGGTGTGAGCTAAGCAAATGAGTTTAGCATATGATAAGGTAAGAAAAGCAAGTGAATGTAACTGGATGTAGGCCATCGCCCTTAACTATAACAATGATGCATAACCAAATCAAAGCTGTATTACAGCGTTAAAGTTCCTTTCTTGCTCAAAAGGCAGTGACTTTCAAAATACAATCGGATTTAACAGTTAAATCGCCTGCATTTTACGAGTACTTCactactttctgtttttaagaCAGCTATTAAATGGTTTTCTTTTCCAGCTCCAGCCTGGCTCCACCCTCTTAATTACACACACCTGAAAATCATCCCAGATCTATTGAGATCAACACATAAACccatttgttttgcttcttaGGTCTCTGTGTTTCTTACTTGAGTAGTAAGCTGTGGCTTTTCTTGTTTTCTCCAGATTTTGACCCTCACTTGGTCTCCTGGTTTTATGAATATAGATCTGCTTCTGATGTTGCCCGCTTGTGTTTTAACCCCTGCCTGTTGTATGGACTCTAAACCCTTCTCTGTATGACTACACAGTCTTGCCCAAATATGACGTGCTTTTTGCTCAATTTGGCTCACACTCATATATATGCttataacattaaatatatttatccCTTGAAGTGGCTTCATAAATCTTCAGTTGATCTATGTGATTTCCATTAGTATACTTGAACACGAACAGTTTGTAACAGGACACTAAAATCACCATAATATTGTGATTGGATGTCTAAGTAGTGTTAAGCTGTTTGTAGTGTGTCAAACAGATTCAGACGCCTGCAGACGTGAAAACAATAAGAGGCTCTACCGATAGTAACTCAATACTAGGATGTGGTCAAAAAACAGTGGGTCAGTACCAGAAAGCTTAAGAATaacaaaacacaatcaaacGACAATGGCGAACAGTCCAAAACAGCAAAGGCAAAAGTGTAGTCCGGTAATACAGGCAGAGGGTCAagaaccaaaaaacaaaaaatcagcCGAAAATCAAAAAGGCCAAGGCAAAAGGCAAACACAGTCAAAACAACAAGGCAAAGGTCATACAAAACATAATCAGAACAGAATAAACACTCAACAGCTCACAGAAAGGAGGCAACACTTCACAAAGGATCTATCTAAAGCCTGGGTTTAAATACTGAGCGAAATCAGTCATGTGAACATAAACACCGGTGATTTGAATTCATATTCAGGAGAGTGAGATCGCTTTGAGGAGTGCAGAGTCACATTAGAAGTCAGGTGACCTCCCGGAAAGTTCTATGAAGTTGAGTCCCGGTAAGTATCATTAGCCACAtgtacatgcagcctgataatccattaataatccgactaagagctcaatcggaatagaatacgtccatgtaaacacctcaatcggaatagactaatccgattaAGGCCTTTCGGAATACGGTttctgcatcggattacttgtagcttGTAGTcggcatgtaaacaaagattttaatcagattgttgaacagagtgagaataaacacctcagtctgaatctgtaatccaattgttttcaatcagattggcaaacatctttgcatgtaaacacagccagtgtctATAGTTCGTGTAGCAGTCAGAGGATTTTGGGAGATCAAGTCCGAATCAACTGAGGCACTTGGAGGTTACGTGACACTATTTGATTTTACCAAGCTGCTCTACTAaccatatgactgtatattgcTTTTAAATTGAGCTCTTGTTGGGATTTCTCATTAGTTTTTCCACCACAACTGTTTGATATCAAACTATTTGTAAAGTATAGCAGAAGGAAGGCTTGACTTTCACCACACTGCAAACATAAGCACTTGGACTTGCAGGAACGCTGAATGTAACTATTCTGCGGTGAGATGAGACAACGATAGAACTTCTTGGCAACAGGCAAGACATCTCTGGCATAAAATGAAGGATGGGTAAAATATCACCCCCATTGTTAAGTGTGGCAGAAGatctgtgatgtgatgtgaggAAGATTTTCCTCTAAACGCTCTGTGTAGGACTGagaaacagggaggagatggagtGGTGGTGGGGATGAGAacggaaggtgaggatgtgaatttatagggcatAAGActgaaagaaggaggggtttaAACTATGGGGGGTTCCTCCCCCAAACTCCAGTTATACCTTAACTACCTATTGAACCATGGCCATCCCAGTCCTCTCTCCAGGATGAGGTGAAGAGAAGATTTTAATAGAGAACTGAGGTTCCTGGATGATCTGCAGAGATTCTATATTAAGGGGTGGTCTTAGATTCTGTGCTCTGTCTTATATAATCTCAGTAAAACATTATAGACTCATTGCTGGCAAAGGGAGGATACACAAAGTACTACATGCAGAAGTGGCAATAACAGAGACACAtgaatttgtttaaaatattatttattaagatCTTTTATTTTACTCGACTAAATTTAGACCACAGGTTAGATTGTTCTCATATTTTCAGTAAGATGTTTAGTtcagacctgtccagggtgtgtcctgccttccgcctgaagactgctgggataggctccagcacccccccgcgaccctgatggagaagcggcttggaaaatggatggatgtttagtTCAATGACCACAAAgacatttatataatataatcataataaataaaggGCTGACTGTACATGCAATAGACATCTATCTACTGCACACAGTACAGATTACATCGATCAGGTGAAGTGTGTGAATGAACGTATGTATCCACGAAAATTCAGGATTCAGAGCAGGTATGTTAAATCAAAGTGGCGCTTTCATTGCCACTGGTATTAGCTAGCTGGGTAACTGCAAAATGTCAAGCATTTGTCAGATCATCCAACACTGACACAGAAATAACACATTACCTTGATCATATATGAAATCATTGGCTTGGCTAGAGGGACACAACTGTCCAGTTGGAGTCTCCAATTCCAGTGCAGTTTTGTAAATTGGGATTGTTGGCTATTATAATCCAAAGCTGGCAGCTCGGTATCACCGACTACTTTCTGCTCCCATCATACGAGTTTTCTGCGGTAGATAATGCAGTAGCTAAATAACTAATTATggtggagatacaagctttccAAACATCAACTCTCACACCAATCAGCTGTCAAAGAACTGTCAACTATTTTATGTCATGCATAACTTGTAAATGTTTCCTGTGACGTTTTCTTCCCTCGAATTCTGTTAAACCATAAAGTTTTGAACTAATTATTTTATTCCACGTTGTAGAGACAGAGGTGTGACGTAACTCACCCGTACAATAAATGTCTCGCCTGTGTTCAGTCTTGCTTGCTTGAGTGTTTAAATAGCATCAGTGTAACTTAAACCACAAGGAACATAGTGTAACGTCtactcagcacacacacacacacacacacacacacacacacacacacacacacccacactttAGACCTGTGTTATTTCCAGACTCATTACCAACGTGTGAAATAACTCTGTGTAATCTGGACATGTTGCACCTTGTACTTCCTCTATTAACACAAACCACAACGCTAATAATAATATGACTTTCAGAATGAAGCCGTTTTCCTCTTCAGGTTTTCTTTGATCTTTTCATCAGTTAGAAAATAGAAACTGATTAAGTTCTTATGTCTCTGATGTTCTACAAAGTAAATAAACTAAtggatgaaatatgaaatatagaACGAAAcacttttaatattattttatttaatccatTATTCCTTTTTTAAATTGCGTCTCTTTTTAcctgttttcaataatataaaaccaagctGGTTGCTGATGAATGTGTACGTGTGTTATGTGCTCATCCTGAACAACTGGACAGGTTTACATGAGGATTACATGCTAGAGTCCAGTGGGATGAACTGATTGTGTAAGATCGTAAAATGACTGTAGAAGCTTTAAGAACGAAGTAATGATACAATTAATATACAGAGTGTGGCAaataacacagacacacacagaaacacacacgcacacacacacacacacagacacacacacagacacacagacatacaaacacacacgcacacacagacacacacacagacacacacacacacacacaaacatacacacacacacacacacacacagacatacaaacatacacacacacagacacacacacgcacacacagacatacaaacatacacacacacagacacacacacacacacacacacacacacagacatacaaacatacacacacacagacacacacacatacacacagacacacaaacatacatgcacacacacacacagacacacacgcacacacagacacacacacacacacacacagacatacaaacatacacagacacacacacacacatacatacaaacatacacacacacagatatacaaacatacacgcacacacacacagacacacacacacacacggacacacagacatacaaacatacacacatacagacacacacagacacatacacacacacgcacacacagacacacacacatacagacacacacacacacagaaacacacacagacacacacagacatacaaacatacacacacacacacaaatacacacacacagacatacacacacacaaatacacacacagacacacacacaaagacatacaaacatacacacacaaatatgcgcacacacacacagaaacacacacagacacataaacccacacaaacacagaaacacacacatgaacatacacacaaatatacacacacacacaaatatacacacagaaacacacacagacacataaacccatacagacacacaaacacacacatgaacatacacacaaacatacatacacacaaatatacacacacacacacagaaacccacacagacacagaaacccacacagacacacaaacacacacacatacatgcccTTCCTCTCTCATGTGTCTGCAAGTTTCAGCTCAAATGTCAGCTCAGTGTTCACTCTCTCCTTACCTTCTCCTCACTCTCCCCTCGTCCGTCTTCTTCTCTACatttctctctttgcttttctctttttctacctCACATCCtttatttcacactgtttctccTACTTTGCCGTCTTTACGTACTCCTGCATTTCTCTCATCCTGAATGGAGTCAGTGTTGCAGGCTGAGCACCAGGCCGGGGGAGAGAGTGGGTCTCCCTGCCCAGGACGGTGCTCTCTGTGTGGGCATCACGATcagactctctccctcttctgcCTGGATGACCTGGTGCCTGTGTGCGGTGTGTGTggagaatcacacacacacgatgGACACAGAGTCTATCCTGTGGAGGAAGCAGTGCACGACTGCAAGGTAGGACACATACAGGAATATGcgaaagtttgtgcacccctggtcattCACTTAGTTGATTTatgaaatgaataatttacCACATGCTCTACACAGAACATGCTTAGAAACGTTTGCTGAgttttaacacattggaaaaaataaattaatgaataaaacacaaaatataaaatgtgccataacttttgcacaggccattaTTTCACAATTAAATTTAGCACATAAacatcatttttcattaaaatgtgcattaatatgTTTATGGACACACATGCATTTTATCTGCAGGTATATAAGGCTGCTGTGCCACTGCTTCAGGTTATGTTTCGCTCTATTCCAAGAGTTGAAAGTGTTGGACCCACAAAGATTTCCACAACTCTCTCTGTTGGAATAACACCGGAGAAAATAATTCAGGGCTAACTGAGTTTTTTTATAGTAGCAAAAGTCCCAGATAACTATATCGCtactgtcggaagaaaacctcatatctccacaatggtaactttacaggagaaggaaaaaacgtactatacttttaatgtaagtcagtggaaccagacgtttcactaatcattaaatttacatacaatataaaggaaaacaggtattttcaaatgatgtccaaaactgaaaactgttctgacagcagtgatatattataTAGTTAACAATTTTTATTTGGTAGCTGCATCATATATTTATTCAGACTGTTACCTACACTAGGCATGACGTACCTATATACCAATACTCAATATGTTTTTACCAGTTATCTGTGTGTATGCCTCCTTCTT containing:
- the LOC119264706 gene encoding zinc-binding protein A33-like; translation: MIAALREEEEEKTKKTKEKITEFDKILSHIVGKIKSIEDYIRGDENFFLKNLKDAEKSAQCPAVDPELYSRGLIDVAKHLGNLRYRAWKKMKDICPYFPVTLDPNTAKSSATLSEDMSSVSLGGSRRNLPNNPERFSMYNMVLGSEGFTSGSHSWEVDVGHSDHWIIGVAKQSVRRKERFTVGPLDGVWAISLQDGSYSWSLYTGKPQRVRVEVNWEKGLVTFTNPENSKVLHAYAHKFTEAVYPFFCTTSRSPLRILPNEVRVTVEKHKTVACPITTRLRQMML